One Drosophila santomea strain STO CAGO 1482 chromosome X, Prin_Dsan_1.1, whole genome shotgun sequence DNA segment encodes these proteins:
- the LOC120454995 gene encoding neurobeachin isoform X5: MADIMRPPYSEIKRPDEIVRMTTADNLKFAVLIGLIEVGQVTNREVVNTVLHLLVGGEFDMELNFVIQDAQNIKHMLELLDHCPPNLQAEIWSVFIAILRKSVRNLQACTDVGLIEHVLVRLQRSETVVADLLIEMLGVLASYSITVKELKLLFGTMKATNGKWPRHSAKLLNVLRQMPHRNGPDVFFSFPGRKGSAMVLPPLAKWPYENGFTFTTWFRLDPINSVNIEREKPYLYCFKTSKGVGYTAHFVGNCLVLTSMKVKGKGFQHCVKYEFQPRKWYMIAIVYIYNRWTKSEIKCLVNGQLASSTEMAWFVSTNDPFDKCYIGATPELDEERVFCGQMSAIYLFSEALTTQQICAMHRLGPGYKSQFRFDNECYLNLPDNHKRVSHFQLLPATLGASAMSGGSGSGTGSGSGNDASAAATAAVAAGQQQQLQLQFQILAAEQEARAIDWSDEKLDLNAAFVKIRAVLTARNALTLAGSSSSTSGTAAVANAAAAAGTGGGTTVAVASAAAAATQNENDAAAVQQQHATHHHATATSGSADDPLGHLPTGNASSFEQLRRMSSVSSLNSMVGTADTEEVNQLKAVLYDGKLSNAIVFMYNPVATDGQLCLQSSPKGNVSYFVHTPHALMLQDVKAVVTHSIHCTLNSIGGIQVLFPLFSQLDMAHEGLGDIKRDPTLCSKLLGFICELVETSQTVQQHMIQNRGFLVISFMLQRSSREHLTLEVLGSFLNLTKYLVTCLSANSDLLLKQLFCFSFLTWQLLDHVLFNPALWIYTPANVQARLYSYLATEFLSDTQIYSNVRRVSTVLQTVHTLKYYYWVVNPRAKSGIIPKGLDGPRPAQKDILAIRAYILLFLKQLIMIGNGVKEDELQSILNYLTTMHEDENLHDVLQMLISLMSEHPSSMVPAFDVKHGVRSIFKLLAAESQLIRLQALKLLGFFLSRSTHKRKYDVMSPHNLYTLLAERLLLYEESLSLPTYNVLYEIMTEHISQQILYTRHPEPESHYRLENPMILKVVATLIRQSKQTESLIDVKKLFLQDMTLLCNSNRENRRTVLQMSVWQEWLIAMAYIHPKSSEEQKISDMVYSLFRMLLHHAIKHEYGGWRVWVDTLAIVHSKVSYEEFKLQFAQMYEHYERQRTDNITDPALRQARPISTISGWEREELHQQQNGGSAAAVGPNQTAAVKGAVSIASLEDVPPVVEEEVEELELEEVEIQEGPITEEAEPKSVIANISDVYNEQLKTDATCNGNLEDVKEEELVQQQVEDLEKQPEQSISLGALRETLQLGDDMDVEELELATAKDALNAEQHVARVLQASEAALNDCKMAVDDVLQESSSVLKDEEIELAVNEVVQGVLNNEKKTQSQDKDNKEQSVEQDVNVSLLNSKNLLNNNNNNNNNSPSPTPTTATATTTAVTEAETEVNANEIVSSTEAPKAETETSVTPEVETPEMAKPSPIVPSPVLATNQKTEDAANKLNNNEKLAEINASPEPSIVVETSKADLLQLSDCETKPNKDTEAEDSVALAVRDIVEQLIDKVIDATEAESASDTKTETNNNEIPKEEKQTSAEPKEVESPESLAAAAEEIVQEVVEAALVMVQEESTPEEPEKNVKPQEKENEKEEFLFQLEPASTEVQEPAIVEDRKKPEDPKAQSSLEPKTPNLEEPKPKETEQQKSLEVAEELPQKPEEQAVAIVNQVLDTLVDDTVKAVAAEQTTQTSPAPEEQSPQILVMESPATSVRVKPTEVDSTTQTTPKNEAGSNLLVEQVQQVLQEDDAQQSAGMAIEDEEYSNQQAAAAVENANSSQLETNHYGPGNPESKQQQQRTKSGSTRPMFSPGPTRPPFRIPEFKWSYIHQRLLSDVLFSLETDIQVWRSHSTKSVLDFVNSSENAIFVVNTVHLISQLADNLIIACGGLLPLLASATSPNSELDVLEPTQGMPLEVAVSFLQRLVNMADVLIFATSLNFGELEAEKNMSSGGILRQCLRLVCTCAVRNCLECKERTRYNVGAMARDVPGAAHLQALIRGAQASPKNIVESITGQLSPVKDPEKLLQDMDVNRLRAVIYRDVEETKQAQFLSLAIVYFISVLMVSKYRDILEPPAEPQIQRQSPVLQRTAGGEAASARPLFPQWSHHVYPQFLPESHQNHNSNMQHQQQQQQQQQQQQQQQQQQQQQQHYYQQQQQQQVAHNHSHHHMTAAYYQQQQQQQQQHQQVAAGQQQHSPTPLATHSTSSSASSTATSQPASSSSLSSLASQSQQQSHRQLHKQQQQQQPHYHPHQPHYGLINGHQQHPQLNGKHYTENGSTAGYYPHSHPHPHGGYMRNGDASTVQQNGISDYQAVGLMNGHGSGGTGNNNNSSIMNNMRNLRNGGPNSSSSPLGNHQGIPGVATSGAVNANAAVGVGVGMSGAVGVGMGGVAGGLDGGVAYKTSAINNNYRYNGRNASAGTGGRQIQDSDYEIIVVDENNPSVLADNDSHSSGPPSIKANQTTTIATTTTTHITNNNTKTTTSNAPTATIKIQQQPLSPPKPLVPQKLSKSVDSDVGSLNMNSTENEVPEVESSSEILIDDHKPSHSNDESWTDVNLNEDAAVQAASAGIVVGLVDNGGNVIAEKHDPSHHNQQQQQQQAGIMGQQQQHGSLGHSERGDKPDSEISVVRVPDGYGGAGSSGVNSGQGQGVPSNQRPRPEELPMKAPALVAQLPLTTPSREASLTQKLEIALGPVCPLLREIMVDFAPFLSKTLVGSHGQELLMEGKGLTTFKNSHSVVELVMLLCSQEWQNSLQKHAGLAFIELINEGRLLSHAMKDHIVRVANEAEFILNRMRADDVLKHADFESQCAQTLLERREEERMCDHLITAARRRDNVIASRLLEKVRNIMCNRHGAWGDSSSTSSGGAIVGAVQKSPYWKLDAWEDDARRRKRMVQNPRGSSHPQATLKAALENGGPEDAILQTRDEFHTQIAVSRSHPSGQHNGELLDDAELLIEDRELDLDLTGPVNISTKARLIAPGLVAPGTVSITSTEMFFEVDEEHPEFQKIDGEVLKYCDHLHGKWYFSEVRAIFSRRYLLQNVALEIFLASRTSILFAFPDQHTVKKVIKALPRVGVGIKYGIPQTRRASMMSPRQLMRNSNMTQKWQRREISNFEYLMFLNTIAGRTYNDLNQYPIFPWVLTNYESKDLDLSLPSNYRDLSKPIGALNPSRRAYFEERYESWDSDTIPPFHYGTHYSTAAFTLNWLVRVEPFTTMFLALQGGKFDYPDRLFSSVSLSWKNCQRDTSDVKELIPEWYFLPEMFYNSSGYRLGHREDGALVDDIELPPWAKSPEEFVRINRMALESEFVSCQLHQWIDLIFGYKQRGPEAIRATNVFYYLTYEGSVDLDGVLDPVMREAVENQIRNFGQTPSQLLMEPHPPRSSAMHLSPMMFSAMPEDLCQMLKFYQNSPVIHISANTYPQLSLPSVVTVTAGHQFAVNRWNCNYTASVQSPSYAESPQSPGSNQPLTIDPVLAVHGTNNNSNAASRRHLGDNFSQMLKIRSNCFVTTVDSRFLIACGFWDNSFRVFATETAKIVQIVFGHFGVVTCMARSECNITSDCYIASGSADCTVLLWHWNARTQSIVGEGDVPTPRATLTGHEQAVTSVVISAELGLVVSGSSNGPVLIHTTFGDLLRSLDPPAEFHSPELITMSREGFIVINYDKGNVAAYTINGKKLRHETHNDNLQCMLLSRDGEYLMTAGDRGIVEVWRTFNLAPLYAFPACNAGIRSLALTHDQKYLLAGLSTGSIIVFHIDFNRWHHEYQQRY, from the exons GCCATGGTCCTGCCTCCACTGGCCAAATGGCCCTATGAGAACGGATTCACCTTCACCACCTGGTTCCGCCTGGATCCCATCAATTCGGTGAATATCGAACGGGAGAAGCCCTACCTCTACTG TTTCAAGACATCAAAGGGCGTGGGCTATACGGCGCATTTTGTGGGCAATTGCCTCGTCCTCACCTCGATGAAGGTCAAGGGCAAGGGCTTTCAACATTGTGTCAAATACGAGTTCCAGCCACGAAAG TGGTACATGATTGCCATAGTGTATATATACAATCGTTGGACGAAAAGCGAAATCAAGTGCCTCGTTAATGGACAGCTGGCCTCTTCAACGGAGATGGCCTGGTTTGTTTCCACAAACGAT CCCTTTGACAAGTGCTACATTGGAGCCACCCCCGAGTTGGACGAGGAGCGCGTCTTCTGTGGCCAAATGTCGGCGATCTACCTTTTCAGCGAGGCACTGACCACGCAGCAAATCTGCGCGATGCATCGCCTGGGTCCCGGCTACAAG TCGCAGTTCCGATTCGACAACGAGTGCTATCTGAATCTGCCGGACAATCACAAGCGGGTGAGTCACTTTCAACTTCTGCCAGCGACCTTGGGGGCGTCAGCAATGTCGGGCGGCAGTGGGAGTGGCACCGGAAGCGGTAGCGGCAACGATGCATCAGCTGCAGCGACAGCGGCTGTTGCCGCCggtcagcaacaacaattgcagctgcaattCCAAATTCTGGCCGCCGAGCAAGAGGCGCGTGCCATCGATTGGTCCGATGAGAAGCTCGATTTGAATGCGGCTTTTGTGAAAATTCGAGCGGTTCTCACCGCCCGCAATGCACTGACCTTGgctggcagcagcagcagcactagTGGCACTGCTGCAGTAGCCAATGCCGCGGCAGCAGCGGGAACGGGAGGAGGAACAACTGTTGCAGTAGCAtctgcagcggcagctgcaACACAAAATGAGAATGATGCAGCAGCggttcagcagcagcatgcaACACATCACCATGCCACAGCAACATCTGGCAGTGCGGACGATCCGCTCGGCCATTTGCCCACTGGAAATGCTTCTTCTTTTG AGCAACTCCGTCGAATGTCTAGTGTGAGCAGCTTGAACTCAATGGTCGGAACCGCTGACACTGAGGAGGTCAACCAGCTGAAAGCT GTGCTGTACGATGGCAAACTATCGAATGCCATTGTGTTCATGTACAATCCGGTGGCCACCGATGGTCAGTTGTGTCTGCAGTCGTCGCCCAAGGGAAACGTTTCATATTTCGTGCACACGCCGCATGCGCTGATGTTGCAG GATGTGAAGGCCGTGGTCACGCACTCGATACACTGCACCCTCAATTCGATTGGCGGCATCCAGGTGCTATTCCCGCTTTTCTCGCAGCTGGACATGGCCCACGAGGGTCTGGGGGACATTAAGCGGGATCCCACGCTGTG CTCCAAGCTGCTGGGCTTCATCTGTGAACTGGTGGAAACTTCGCAGACGGTGCAGCAGCACATGATCCAGAACCGGGGCTTCCTGGTCATCTCGTTCATGCTGCAGCGCTCCTCCCGCGAACACCTGACTCTGGAAGTACTTGGATCCTTCCTGAATCTGACCAAGTATCTCGTCACCTGCCTGTCGGCCAACAGTGATCTGCTGCTCAAACAG TTGTTCTGTTTCTCATTTCTCACGTGGCAGCTACTGGACCACGTCCTCTTCAATCCAGCCCTATGGATATACACACCCGCCAATGTCCAGGCACGACTGTACTCCTACTTGGCCACCGAGTTCCTCTCGGACACGCAGATCTACAGCAATGTGAGGAGGGTCAGCACGGTCCTACAGACAGTGCACACCCTGAAGTACTACTACTGGGTGGTCAATCCGCGGGCTAAGAGCGGCATCATTCCCAAGGGACTGG ATGGACCTCGTCCGGCTCAAAAGGACATTCTGGCCATCCGGGCCTACATCCTGCTGTTCCTGAAGCAGCTCATCATGATCGGCAATGGCGTGAAGGAGGACGAGCTGCAGAGCATACTCAACTATCTGACCACCATGCACGAG GACGAGAATCTACATGACGTGCTGCAGATGCTCATCTCGCTGATGTCGGAGCATCCCAGCTCCATGGTACCTGCCTTTGATGTGAAGCACGGCGTGCGCAGCATCTTCAAGTTGCTGGCGGCCGAAAGTCAGTTGATTCGGTTGCAGGCCCTCAAACTACTGGGCTTCTTCCTTTCCCGCAGCACCCACAA ACGCAAGTACGATGTAATGTCGCCACACAATCTGTACACCCTCTTAGCGGAGCGACTGCTTCTCTATGAGGAATCGCTATCCCTGCCCACATACAATGTTCTTTACGAGATCATGACGGAGCACATCTCGCAGCAGATTCTGTACACACGGCATCCGGAACCAGAGAGTCACTACCGACTGGAGAATCCAA TGATCCTCAAGGTGGTGGCCACCCTGATCCGGCAATCAAAGCAAACGGAATCCCTGATCGACGTGAAAAAGCTGTTCCTGCAGGATATGACCCTGTTGTGCAATAGCAATCGGGAGAATCGGCGCACCGTGCTCCAGATGTCCGTGTGGCAGGAGTGGCTCATTGCGATGGCCTACATTCATCCAAAGAGCAGCGAAGAGCAGAAGATAAGCGACATGGTGTACTCTCTGTTCCGCATGCTGCTTCACCATGCCATCAAGCATGAATACGGCGGCTGGAGAGTTTGGGTTGACACCCTTGCAATCGTTCACTCCAAGGTATCTTACGAGGAGTTTAAACTCCAGTTTGCCCAGATGTACGAGCACTACGAGCGCCAGCGAACGGATAATATCACCGATCCTGCCCTGCGTCAGGCTAGACCCATCAGCACGATCAGCGGTTGGGAGCGAGAGGAgctgcatcagcagcagaaCGGTGGATCTGCTGCAGCAGTGGGTCCCAATCAAACGGCAGCGGTCAAGGGAGCTGTTTCCATTGCCTCTCTGGAAGATGTGCCTCCGGTGGTTGAGGAAGAGGTGgaggaactggagctggaggaagTGGAGATCCAAGAGGGTCCCATAACCGAAGAAGCCGAACCGAAATCGGTGATAGCCAACATTTCCGACGTCTACAACGAGCAGCTCAAAACCGATGCCACGTGCAATGGTAACTTGGAGGATGTCAAAGAGGAGGAGCTTGTCCAACAGCAAGTCGAAGACCTGGAGAAGCAACCAGAGCAATCCATTTCCTTGGGAGCACTCAGGGAAACCCTACAACTTGGTGATGACATGGATGTTGAGGAACTGGAGCTGGCTACCGCCAAGGATGCCCTCAATGCGGAACAGCACGTGGCGCGAGTTCTCCAGGCTTCCGAAGCGGCACTTAACGATTGCAAAATGGCAGTTGATGATGTTCTGCAGGAGTCATCCTCCGTCCTCAAGGACGAAGAGATCGAACTGGCCGTCAACGAGGTGGTTCAGGGTGTGCTCAACAATGAGAAGAAAACCCAATCCCAAGACAAGGATAACAAGGAACAGTCGGTCGAGCAGGATGTAAATGTTAGCTTGCTGAACAGCAAGAATCTGctcaacaataataataataacaataacaacagtCCTAGTCCAACGCCCACAACAGCGACTGCGACTACGACGGCGGTGacggaagcggaaacggaGGTCAATGCTAATGAGATCGTGAGCAGCACAGAGGCGCCCAaggcggaaacggaaacgagCGTAACACCGGAAGTTGAAACCCCAGAAATGGCCAAGCCAAGCCCCATTGTCCCCAGCCCCGTATTAGCAACCAATCAAAAGACTGAAGATGCAGCCAACAAGCTGAACAACAACGAGAAGCTGGCAGAGATCAACGCCAGTCCCGAGCCATCCATTGTCGTGGAAACATCAAAAGCTGATCTTCTTCAGCTTTCCGATTGCGAAACCAAACCGAATAAGGACACCGAAGCGGAGGATTCCGTTGCGCTGGCTGTCAGAGATATTGTCGAGCAACTCATCGACAAGGTCATCGATGCCACGGAAGCGGAATCGGCTAGCGACACCAAAACGGAGACTAACAATAATGAGATACCCAAGGAGGAGAAACAGACTTCAGCGGAGCCCAAGGAAGTGGAAAGTCCAGAGAGTTTGGCTGCTGCCGCCGAGGAAATTGTCCAAGAGGTAGTGGAAGCAGCTCTCGTAATGGTCCAAGAGGAGAGCACTCCAGAGGAACCAGAAAAGAATGTGAAACCccaagaaaaggaaaatgagAAGGAAGAGTTTCTTTTCCAGCTGGAGCCAGCGTCTACTGAGGTTCAAGAACCAGCCATTGTAGAAGATCGAAAGAAACCAGAAGATCCTAAAGCCCAGAGCTCTTTGGAACCAAAGACCCCGAACCTTGAAGAACCTAAACCCAAGGAAACTGAGCAGCAGAAGTCCCTGGAGGTCGCCGAAGAACTACCTCAGAAACCGGAGGAGCAGGCTGTGGCCATTGTTAACCAAGTCCTGGACACTTTGGTGGACGATACCGTCAAGGCCGTGGCAGCGGAGCAAACCACTCAAACATCGCCAGCCCCCGAAGAGCAATCGCCGCAAATACTGGTCATGGAATCTCCAGCTACGTCGGTGCGGGTCAAACCCACTGAGGTGGATTCCACCACCCAGACTACGCCGAAGAACGAGGCCGGATCCAATCTATTGGTTGAGCAGGTGCAACAAGTGCTCCAGGAGGACGACGCCCAACAATCAGCTGGCATGGCCATCGAAGATGAGGAGTACTCTAATCAGCAGGCAGCAGCGGCAGTTGAAAATGCCAATAGCAGCCAATTGGAGACCAATCATTATGGTCCCGGTAATCCAGAATccaagcaacagcaacagcgcaCCAAATCAGGATCGACCCGACCCATGTTCAGTCCGGGACCTACACGTCCGCCCTTCCGGATACCGGAATTCAAGTGGTCCTACATCCATCAGCGACTGCTCAGCGATGTCCTCTTCTCTCTGGAAACGGACATTCAGGTGTGGCGCAGTCATTCAACCAAAAGCGTCCTGGACTTTGTCAACTCCAGCGAGAATGCCATTTTTGTGGTAAACACGGTGCATTTGATATCGCAACTAGCGGACAACCTGATTATCGCCTGTGGAGGATTGCTGCCTCTTCTGGCCAGCGCCACATCACCCAAT TCCGAATTGGATGTGCTGGAGCCCACGCAAGGTATGCCTTTGGAGGTGGCCGTGTCCTTCCTGCAGCGTCTGGTCAACATGGCGGATGTCCTGATCTTTGCCACATCCCTGAACTTCGGCGAGTTGGAGGCGGAGAAGAACATGTCCAGTGGCGGCATCCTGCGTCAGTGCCTGCGATTGGTTTGCACTTGTGCGGTGAGGAATTGCTTGGAGTGCAAGGAGCGTACGCGCTACAATGTGGGCGCTATGGCGAGAGATGTCCCGGGTGCAGCCCATTTGCAGGCCCTCATCCGCGGAGCTCAGGCATCGCCCAAG AACATTGTCGAGTCAATCACTGGTCAATTATCGCCTGTCAAGGATCCCGAGAAGCTGCTCCAGGACATGGACGTCAATCGCCTGCGCGCAGTCATTTATCGCGATGTG GAGGAGACCAAGCAAGCGCAGTTCCTGTCGCTGGCAATAGTGTACTTCATATCGGTGCTGATGGTGTCCAAGTATCGTGATATTCTGGAGCCTCCGGCAGAGCCCCAGATCCAGCGTCAATCGCCAGTGCTGCAACGCACGGCAGGCGGCG AAGCCGCCAGTGCGCGTCCTTTGTTCCCCCAATGGTCGCATCATGTTTACCCGCAATTCCTGCCCGAATCGCACCAGAatcacaacagcaacatgcaacaccagcagcagcagcagcagcagcagcagcagcagcagcagcagcagcagcagcaacagcaacagcaacactactaccagcaacagcagcaacagcaggttGCCCACAATCATAGCCATCATCACATGACTGCCGCTTActaccaacagcagcaacagcaacagcagcagcaccagcaagTTGCAGCaggccagcagcaacattcgCCCACTCCTTTGGCCACACATTCGACCAGCTCCTCGGCTAGTTCCACGGCCACATCTCAGCCAGCGTCGAGTTCCTCGCTCTCCAGCCTGGCATCCCAAAGTCAGCAGCAATCGCATCGCCAGTTGcacaagcagcaacagcagcagcagccacattACCATCCACATCAGCCTCACTATGGATTGATCAACGGCCATCAGCAGCATCCGCAGCTAAATGGTAAACATTATACCGAAAATGGATCGACAGCGGGATACtatccgcattcgcatccacatccgcatgGTGGTTATATGCGAAATGGAGATGCATCCACTGTGCAGCAGAATGGTATTTCGGACTATCAGGCAGTGGGTCTGATGAATGGTCATGGCTCCGGTGGAACGGGCAATAACAATAACTCCAGTATAATGAACAACATGCGAAATCTGCGAAATGGCGGACCTAACTCATCATCTTCGCCACTGGGAAACCATCAAGGAATCCCAGGTGTTGCAACATCGGGAGCTGTTAATGCAAatgctgctgttggtgttggtgttggcaTGAGCGGAGCCGTGGGTGTGGGcatggggggcgtggcagggggcTTGGATGGAGGCGTGGCCTACAAGACGAGcgccataaataataattaccGCTACAATGGACGCAACGCATCCGCTGGAACAG GTGGTCGCCAAATCCAGGACAGTGACTACGAAATAATTGTCGTCGATGAGAATAATCCATCGGTTTTGGCGGATAATGATTCACATTCCAGTGGACCACCATCCATTAAG GCCAACcagacaacaacaatagcaactacaacaacaacccATAttaccaacaacaacactaaGACTACAACATCAAACGCTCCAACAGCTACAATTAAAATTCAGCAACAACCATTGTCACCACCAAAGCCGTTGGTGCCACAAAAATTGTCAAAG AGCGTGGACTCGGATGTGGGCTCCCTGAACATGAACTCCACGGAAAACGAAGTGCCCGAGGTGGAGTCATCCAGCGAGATCCTAATCGATGATCACAAACCGAGTCACTCGAACGACGAAAGCTGGACGGATGTGAATCTCAACGAGGATGCCGCCGTTCAGGCGGCAAGTGCCGGAATAGTTGTGGGTTTGGTCGATAACGGAGGTAATGTTATAGCCGAAAAACATGATCCGTCGCATcacaaccaacaacaacagcagcagcaggcgggGATTATgggtcagcagcagcaacatggaTCACTTGGTCATTCGGAGCGGGGTGACAAACCCGATTCGGAGATTTCGGTGGTGCGAGTGCCTGATGGCTACGGTGGCGCTGGATCCAGTGGCGTGAATTCCGGACAAGGTCAGGGCGTTCCATCCAATCAGCGTCCTCGTCCCGAGGAGTTGCCCATGAAGGCGCCCGCCTTGGTGGCCCAGTTGCCGCTCACCACACCTTCGCGAGAGGCCAGTCTCACCCAGAAACTGGAAATCGCCTTGGGACCAGTGTGTCCGCTGCTCCGTGAAATCATGGTGGATTTTGCTCCGTTCCTTTCCAAAACCCTAGTCGGCTCCCATGGCCAGGAATTGCTGATGGAGGGCAAGGGTCTGACGACCTTCAAGAACTCGCATTCCGTGGTGGAGCTGGTAATGTTGCTTTGCTCCCAGGAGTGGCAAAACAGCCTGCAGAAGCACGCAGGATTGGCCTTCATAGAGCTAATCAATGAGGGTCGCCTGCTGTCGCATGCTATGAAGGATCACATTGTGCGAGTGGCCAATGAGGCGGAGTTCATCCTCAATAGAATGCGAGCGGACGATGTCCTCAAACATGCCGACTTTGAATCGCAATGTGCACAAACCCTTTTGGAGCGTAGAGAGGAGGAGCGAATGTGCGATCACTTGATAACCGCCGCACGTCGCAGGGACAATGTGATCGCCAGCCGCCTGCTAGAGAAGGTGCGAAACATCATGTGTAATCGCCACGGAGCCTGGGGCGATTCCAGCTCCACATCCAGTGGTGGCGCCATCGTTGGAGCGGTGCAAAAGAGTCCCTACTGGAAGCTGGATGCCTGGGAAGACGATGCCAGACGTCGGAAACGAATGGTGCAGAATCCGCGCGGATCTTCGCATCCACAGGCCACTCTAAAGGCGGCTTTGGAAAATGGAGGACCCGAAGATGCCATCCTGCAGACCCGCGACGAGTTCCACACCCAAATAGCCGTCTCGCGGTCTCATCCATCGGGTCAGCATAATGGTGAGCTACTGGACGATGCCGAGCTCTTGATTGAAGATCGAGAGTTGGATCTGGATCTCACGGGTCCCGTCAACATCAGCACCAAGGCGAGATTGATAGCCCCTGGACTGGTGGCACCCGGTACCGTCTCAATAACCAGCACTGAAATGTTCTTTGAGGTGGATGAAGAGCATCCCGAGTTCCAAAAGATCGATGGCGAAGTTCTAAAGTACTGCGACCATTTGCACGGCAAGTGGTACTTCTCCGAAGTGAGGGCCATCTTCTCGAGGCGTTATCTCCTGCAAAATGTGGCCCTCGAGATCTTTTTGGCCAGCCGTACGTCTATACTGTTTGCCTTTCCCGATCAGCATACAGTCAAGAAGGTAATCAAGGCCCTGCCCCGTGTGGGAGTGGGCATCAAGTATGGGATACCGCAAACGAGGAGAGCATCAATGATGTCGCCCCGCCAACTGATGCGCAATTCGAACATGACCCAAAAGTGGCAGCGTCGCGAGATTAGCAATTTTGAGTATCTAATGTTCCTGAACACGATTGCCGGCAGGACGTACAACGACCTAAATCAGTATCCCATCTTTCCGTGGGTGCTGACCAACTACGAGTCCAAGGATTTGGACCTCAGCCTGCCGTCGAACTACAGAGATCTGTCGAAACCGATTGGCGCACTAAATCCATCGCGCAGAGCCTATTTCGAGGAGCGTTATGAGAGCTGGGACAGTGACACAATACCGCCCTTCCACTATGGCACGCATTATTCCACGGCAGCATTTACGCTAAACTGGTTGGTGCGCGTAGAACCGTTTACCACCATGTTCCTGGCCCTGCAGGGCGGCAAGTTTGATTATCCGGACAGGCTGTTCAGCTCGGTGTCGTTGTCGTGGAAGAACTGCCAGCGTGATACGTCCGATGTGAAGGAACTGATACCAGAGTGGTATTTCCTGCCCGAAATGTTTTACAATTCATCGGGCTATCGGCTGGGTCATCGCGAGGATGGTGCCCTCGTGGATGACATCGAATTACCACCCTGGGCCAAGAGCCCCGAGGAATTCGTGCGCATCAACCGCATGGCACTGGAGTCGGAGTTCGTGTCCTGCCAGCTACACCAGTGGATCGATCTTATCTTTGGTTACAAGCAACGCGGTCCCGAGGCCATTAGGGCAACCAATGTGTTCTACTACTTGACATATGAGGGCAGCGTCGACTTGGATGGCGTCTTAGATCCGGTGATGCGCGAAGCGGTCGAGAATCAAATCCGCAACTTTGGCCAAACCCCCAGTCAACTGCTGATGGAACCACATCCGCCGCGCAGCTCTGCGATGCATCTATCGCCTATGATGTTCAGTGCGATGCCGGAGGATCTCTGCCAGATGCTCAAGTTCTATCAGAACTCACCAGTCATTCACATTTCGGCCAACACCTATCCGCAACTGTCGTTGCCATCGGTGGTCACGGTAACGGCGGGTCATCAGTTTGCGGTGAATCGATGGAACTGCAATTACACTGCCTCCGTCCAGAGTCCCAGCTACGCCGAATCGCCCCAATCGCCGGGATCCAATCAACCACTGACCATCGATCCGGTTCTGG CTGTTCATGgcaccaacaacaatagcaatgCGGCTAGCCGACGTCATTTGGGCGATAACTTTAGCCAGATGCTCAAGATACGCTCCAACTGCTTTGTTACCACAGTAGACAGTCGATTCCTAATCGCCTGCGGATTCTGGGACAACAGTTTCCGGGTTTTTGCCACCGAAACGG CGAAAATCGTGCAGATTGTATTCGGTCACTTTGGCGTGGTGACGTGCATGGCTCGTTCCGAGTGCAACATCACCTCAGACTGCTATATCGCCTCCGGATCGGCAGACTGCACGGTGCTCCTGTGGCACTGGAATGCCCGAACTCAGAGCATTGTGGGCGAGGGCGATGTGCCCACACCTCGGGCCACCTTGACGGGTCACGAACAGGCGGTGACATCGGTGGTGATTAGTGCCGAGTTGGGTCTAGTTGTCTCTGGATCATCAA ATGGACCCGTACTTATCCATACCACTTTTGGCGACCTACTGCGCTCGCTGGATCCACCCGCGGAGTTCCATTCCCCGGAACTGATAACCATGTCCCGCGAGGGCTTCATTGTCATCAACTACGATAAGGGCAATGTGGCCGCCTACACCATCAATGGCAAGAAACTGCGCCACGAGACGCACAACGACAATCTACAG TGCATGCTACTGTCGCGCGATGGTGAATACCTGATGACCGCCGGTGATCGCGGCATCGTGGAGGTGTGGCGCACCTTCAACCTAGCACCACTTTATGCCTTCCCCGCCTGCAACGCGGGCATTCGATCCTTGGCCCTCACCCACGATCAGAA ATACCTTCTGGCCGGACTTTCGACGGGCTCGATCATAGTATTCCACATCGACTTCAACCGCTGGCACCACGAGTACCAGCAGCGCTACTAA